One stretch of Alcaligenes faecalis DNA includes these proteins:
- a CDS encoding LysR substrate-binding domain-containing protein, with protein sequence MRAIPNFAWLRAFESAARLESFSLAADELHLTPSAISHQVKSLETHLGRSLFVRHNRRVSLNSQGQEFYRELTPLLDKLARLCEDTQGENASAHALTVHCAPSLAVKWLGPRLHAFMREHPGLAIHLRTDATPPDLHQSTDIDCVISYGHAPSHDPRLVVESLHPEPLLPLCSPKLYASLALHQPWYLHLPLIDSTISPVSWADWFGSNGMAASPGPRLSFDRGAMAVAAAVDQLGVCLETQRFAERELDNRELIVLPAPNGRSLQREMHFLYYRNHRDTLKRVEHLREWLLREASLTPMR encoded by the coding sequence ATGCGAGCCATCCCTAATTTCGCCTGGCTACGAGCCTTTGAGTCGGCCGCCCGGCTGGAGAGTTTCAGCCTGGCGGCCGATGAGCTGCACCTGACTCCTTCTGCGATCAGCCATCAGGTCAAAAGCCTGGAAACTCATCTGGGACGTAGCCTGTTCGTACGTCACAACCGGCGTGTCAGCTTGAACAGCCAGGGCCAGGAGTTCTATCGGGAACTGACGCCCTTGCTGGACAAGCTGGCCCGACTTTGCGAGGACACGCAGGGCGAGAACGCAAGTGCGCACGCCTTGACTGTGCATTGCGCACCCAGCCTGGCGGTGAAATGGCTGGGGCCGCGTCTGCATGCCTTCATGCGGGAACATCCCGGCCTGGCCATCCATCTACGCACGGACGCCACACCACCCGATCTGCATCAGTCCACCGACATTGACTGCGTGATCAGCTACGGACATGCTCCCAGCCACGACCCTCGACTAGTGGTGGAATCGCTGCACCCTGAACCCCTGTTGCCTTTATGCTCGCCCAAACTCTATGCCAGTCTGGCTCTTCATCAGCCCTGGTACCTGCATTTGCCCTTGATCGACTCCACCATCAGTCCGGTCAGTTGGGCCGACTGGTTTGGCAGCAATGGCATGGCGGCCTCCCCCGGTCCACGTCTGTCCTTTGACCGCGGTGCCATGGCAGTTGCAGCAGCGGTGGATCAGTTGGGTGTCTGCCTGGAAACACAGCGCTTTGCCGAACGCGAACTGGATAATCGGGAACTGATCGTCTTGCCCGCCCCCAATGGTCGCAGCCTGCAACGCGAGATGCATTTTCTCTACTACCGCAATCACCGCGACACGCTCAAACGCGTGGAACACCTGCGTGAATGGCTGCTGCGCGAGGCCAGCCTGACCCCGATGCGCTAA
- a CDS encoding class II aldolase/adducin family protein produces MNAKPDINEILAMTGRKSIYQPEQQGLIYPEEPQFDSFEEARTHLKQRLVAACRAFALHGLDYGFAGHLTIRDPEHPSLYWTNPMAVHFADVKVSNLILADHEGKVVEGDYALNRAGFVLHAAVHEAHPDIVAMCHAHTVYGTAFASLGQEILPITQDAAAFFEDHVVIREEAGQVAVETKAGHKVANAFAGVKAAIHQNHGLLTASRHSIEAAAFWFIALERCCQQQLMIAATGMTPTLVTPERARYSREHVGSEYIGWLHFQPIWENLLRTQPDMFD; encoded by the coding sequence ATGAACGCTAAACCCGATATCAATGAAATTTTGGCCATGACGGGCCGAAAGTCGATTTATCAGCCCGAGCAGCAAGGCCTGATCTACCCGGAAGAGCCCCAGTTTGATTCTTTTGAAGAGGCGCGCACGCATTTGAAGCAGCGCCTGGTGGCCGCCTGCCGTGCCTTTGCCCTGCATGGTCTGGACTATGGTTTTGCAGGCCATCTGACCATTCGCGATCCCGAGCATCCCAGCCTGTACTGGACCAATCCCATGGCCGTGCACTTTGCTGACGTGAAGGTTTCGAACCTGATCCTGGCTGACCATGAAGGCAAGGTGGTGGAAGGGGATTACGCCCTGAACCGCGCAGGTTTCGTACTGCATGCCGCCGTGCACGAGGCTCATCCTGACATTGTGGCCATGTGTCATGCGCATACCGTCTATGGCACTGCCTTTGCCTCGCTGGGTCAGGAAATCCTGCCCATTACGCAGGATGCTGCCGCTTTTTTTGAAGACCATGTTGTCATTCGCGAAGAAGCCGGCCAGGTGGCGGTGGAAACCAAGGCCGGTCACAAAGTGGCTAACGCCTTTGCTGGCGTCAAGGCGGCGATCCACCAGAACCATGGCTTGCTGACGGCCAGCCGCCACAGCATTGAAGCCGCCGCTTTCTGGTTCATTGCGCTGGAACGCTGCTGCCAGCAGCAATTGATGATCGCTGCAACCGGCATGACGCCCACATTAGTGACCCCCGAACGTGCCCGTTACAGCCGTGAGCACGTAGGGAGCGAATACATTGGCTGGCTGCACTTTCAGCCTATCTGGGAAAACCTGTTGCGCACCCAGCCCGATATGTTTGATTGA
- a CDS encoding TRAP transporter substrate-binding protein, which translates to MERRAMLKLTGLAGIVASGMAPAVVKAQENLRWRLASSFPKHLDTIYGGGEVFAQKVRELSDGKFNISVHAGGELMPAMGVVDALEQNSVEAAHTAPYYFFGKNEAFALSCAIPFGMNSRQLTAWMYHGNGLKLTRDFYANYNIVNFPCGNSGVQMGGWFRKQINTPEDIRGLKIRIGGLPGKVIEKLGGIPQNIAGGEVYQALEKGVIDAAEWVGPYDDLRLGFHKVAPYYYYPGWWEGSVGLDLLVNKKAYDGLSQHYKDIVSAASTYAHLDMQAKYDARNPGALKELVGQGAKVLPFSKEVLDASFKASEELYAELNASNPQWRTIYADYRAFQKDELLWFRFAEARFDQYMQSVSL; encoded by the coding sequence GTGGAACGACGAGCAATGCTGAAACTGACCGGCCTGGCCGGCATTGTGGCCAGTGGCATGGCCCCTGCGGTGGTCAAGGCGCAAGAGAATTTGCGCTGGCGACTGGCATCCAGCTTCCCCAAGCACCTGGATACGATTTATGGCGGAGGGGAAGTCTTTGCGCAGAAAGTGCGTGAGCTTAGCGATGGCAAGTTCAATATCTCCGTGCATGCGGGCGGGGAACTGATGCCGGCCATGGGTGTGGTCGATGCGCTGGAACAGAACTCGGTGGAGGCGGCCCACACAGCGCCCTACTATTTCTTTGGCAAGAATGAAGCGTTTGCCTTGAGCTGTGCCATTCCATTTGGCATGAACTCTCGTCAGCTGACGGCCTGGATGTACCACGGCAATGGTTTGAAGCTGACGCGCGACTTTTATGCCAACTACAACATCGTCAACTTCCCCTGTGGCAACAGCGGTGTGCAGATGGGCGGCTGGTTTCGCAAGCAGATCAATACCCCGGAAGATATACGGGGCCTGAAGATCCGGATTGGTGGTTTGCCCGGTAAAGTCATCGAGAAGCTGGGTGGCATTCCACAAAATATTGCCGGTGGCGAGGTGTACCAGGCACTGGAAAAAGGCGTTATTGATGCCGCCGAGTGGGTGGGGCCGTATGACGATTTGCGACTGGGCTTTCACAAGGTCGCACCCTATTACTATTACCCAGGATGGTGGGAAGGTTCAGTAGGGCTGGATCTGCTGGTCAACAAGAAAGCGTATGACGGTTTGTCGCAGCACTACAAAGATATTGTCTCGGCAGCCAGCACGTATGCGCATCTGGATATGCAGGCCAAATACGATGCCCGCAACCCAGGTGCCTTGAAAGAACTGGTCGGTCAGGGAGCCAAGGTCTTGCCTTTTTCCAAGGAAGTGCTGGATGCCTCATTCAAGGCGAGTGAGGAACTGTATGCCGAATTGAATGCAAGCAATCCGCAGTGGCGAACGATTTATGCGGATTACCGGGCGTTCCAAAAGGACGAGCTGCTGTGGTTCCGCTTCGCGGAAGCTCGCTTTGATCAGTACATGCAGTCCGTGTCTTTATGA
- a CDS encoding GntR family transcriptional regulator has product MATSTGKSTQASKAETLVDTIYRDTRKRLNAGDWHPGDRLLDYELAERFGCTRMPVRQALLRLVNEGLLNSTTRGFQVPVLTDAMVRDIFELRRILEPAAAALAVNIADRDQLHAGLSKAIDLAKVAMVHKDAALMFSANASFRQAWLQCVHNERLLDAIAMSADHANQVRFANTSDTDNYQVTVEALEKLGKALTSGDPEYARTEMVGFLKLAEASYFLRRQQIDSAPAFGS; this is encoded by the coding sequence ATGGCGACTTCGACTGGTAAATCCACACAGGCAAGCAAAGCAGAAACGCTGGTAGACACCATTTACCGGGACACTCGCAAGCGTTTGAACGCGGGCGACTGGCACCCCGGCGACCGCCTGCTGGATTACGAATTGGCCGAGCGCTTTGGTTGTACCCGCATGCCCGTACGCCAGGCCCTGCTGCGACTGGTCAACGAAGGTTTATTGAACAGCACCACACGGGGATTTCAGGTCCCCGTGCTGACCGACGCCATGGTGCGCGACATCTTTGAATTACGCCGCATTCTGGAACCGGCTGCCGCCGCCCTGGCCGTCAACATTGCCGACCGCGATCAGTTACATGCCGGTCTTAGCAAAGCCATTGATCTGGCCAAAGTGGCCATGGTGCACAAAGACGCCGCCCTGATGTTCAGCGCCAACGCCAGCTTTCGTCAGGCCTGGCTGCAATGCGTACACAACGAGCGCCTGCTGGACGCCATCGCCATGTCCGCCGACCACGCCAACCAGGTTCGCTTTGCCAATACCAGCGACACCGATAACTACCAGGTCACGGTAGAGGCACTGGAAAAGCTGGGCAAGGCCCTGACCAGTGGAGACCCGGAGTATGCGCGTACTGAAATGGTAGGGTTCCTGAAGCTGGCGGAGGCTTCGTATTTCTTGCGTAGGCAGCAAATCGATTCAGCCCCCGCCTTCGGATCATAA
- a CDS encoding porin: MMRRHVKIALAGCVGLATLIASSSATAQTGNNVTLYGILDAGLTWISNANGPSKTTLDTGVMQGNRLGLRGSESLGNGMSAIFQLENGFSMATGEMGQGGALWGRQAWVGLKSDYLGSIKLGRQYDFFTDTLQAFYTPTWSAGGYSNSPLDNDRMSGQRVNQSVKYVTPSFAGVELGAMYGFPERREGQAQTGRTISFTANYKNGNFATGAAYTEVQEASLDISPLTGGGAANRVGGRYLRDWGIGANYAFDKVTIYGVFSQALYVAPDGQQKNHTFRNYQLGFAWRAAPNLVLGPGYGLTTLGSNKYHQLNLTADYFLSKRTDIYTQAIIQHAQGEGATANVISMPSSTGRNQTLFRVGIRTKF; encoded by the coding sequence ATGATGCGCCGTCACGTAAAAATCGCGTTGGCTGGCTGTGTTGGGCTGGCCACGCTGATCGCCAGCTCCAGCGCCACAGCGCAAACCGGCAACAACGTCACCTTGTACGGCATTCTGGATGCGGGCCTGACCTGGATCAGCAACGCCAACGGCCCCTCCAAAACCACGCTAGATACCGGCGTCATGCAGGGCAACCGTCTGGGTCTGCGCGGCTCGGAATCCCTGGGTAATGGCATGAGCGCCATCTTCCAGCTGGAAAACGGTTTCTCCATGGCGACCGGCGAAATGGGACAGGGCGGCGCACTGTGGGGCCGCCAGGCCTGGGTGGGCCTGAAATCCGATTATCTGGGCAGCATCAAGCTGGGCAGACAATACGATTTCTTCACCGACACCTTGCAGGCGTTCTACACCCCCACCTGGTCGGCGGGCGGCTATTCCAACAGCCCCTTGGACAACGACCGCATGAGCGGCCAGCGGGTCAATCAGTCGGTGAAATACGTGACGCCATCCTTTGCCGGTGTTGAGCTGGGTGCCATGTACGGCTTTCCGGAACGGCGCGAAGGGCAGGCCCAAACCGGGCGCACCATCAGCTTTACGGCCAACTATAAAAACGGCAATTTTGCGACGGGTGCTGCTTATACCGAAGTGCAGGAAGCCAGCCTGGACATCAGCCCACTGACTGGCGGTGGCGCAGCCAATCGAGTCGGTGGCCGTTACCTGCGCGACTGGGGTATAGGAGCAAACTACGCCTTCGATAAAGTGACCATCTACGGTGTGTTTTCACAAGCCCTGTACGTGGCTCCCGATGGCCAGCAAAAGAACCATACCTTCCGCAACTACCAGCTGGGTTTTGCCTGGCGCGCAGCACCCAATCTGGTACTGGGACCGGGCTATGGGCTGACCACCCTGGGATCGAACAAATACCATCAGCTGAACCTGACGGCCGACTACTTCCTGTCCAAGCGCACGGATATCTATACTCAGGCCATCATCCAGCACGCGCAAGGCGAGGGCGCAACGGCCAACGTGATCAGCATGCCCAGCTCCACGGGGCGTAACCAGACCTTGTTCAGGGTGGGGATACGAACCAAGTTCTAG
- a CDS encoding MFS transporter — protein MRQQSRPADSVPSKAEDLLFGKILWRLMPILFISYIVAYIDRVNVGFAKLQMLQDLNFSAEVYGLGSGIFFVGFLLFEIPSNLLLYRFGARAWLTRIMVTWGILSVMTMFVTTPTQFYIVRFLLGVAEAGFLPGVVYYLAQWFPPQRQGRVMATLVTAAAAGGMIVGPLSGWIMDVFSESQHLHNWQWLFLLQGLPAVFVAALLWATLPNRPEDAKWLSQEEKTLLHTLNQDAQRELPRKDKIAEVLGKPNVWWLACVLLSLNLGIYAVIFWTPTIIQEAGIKNLTHIGYIAALPYAASALAMLILGRSSDYFGERRWHLAIACAGGAIGLLMTALAPDPTVRIIGVIIATAMFIGGTPLVWALGGNFMSGRAAATGYALINAVAALGGLFGPYAMGLAQEMSGNTSTAVLTIAGLAVLGGLCVFALPSARQQNALDQAAKLHAVPSKGGAQ, from the coding sequence ATGAGACAACAATCGCGCCCCGCAGACTCGGTCCCCTCCAAGGCCGAGGATCTGCTTTTCGGCAAAATCCTCTGGCGGCTGATGCCCATCCTGTTCATCAGCTACATCGTTGCCTACATCGACCGCGTCAATGTGGGCTTTGCCAAGCTGCAAATGCTGCAAGACCTGAATTTTTCGGCCGAGGTCTATGGCCTGGGTTCGGGCATTTTCTTCGTGGGCTTTTTGTTGTTCGAGATCCCCAGCAACCTCTTGCTGTACCGCTTTGGCGCACGCGCCTGGCTGACACGCATCATGGTCACCTGGGGCATCCTGTCCGTGATGACCATGTTCGTCACCACCCCCACACAGTTCTATATCGTCCGCTTCCTGCTGGGCGTGGCTGAAGCCGGTTTTCTGCCTGGCGTGGTGTATTACCTGGCGCAATGGTTCCCCCCACAACGCCAGGGCCGCGTCATGGCGACTTTGGTCACCGCCGCTGCCGCAGGTGGCATGATCGTGGGCCCGCTGTCGGGCTGGATCATGGATGTATTTTCCGAATCCCAGCACCTGCATAACTGGCAATGGCTGTTCCTCTTGCAGGGTCTGCCTGCTGTGTTCGTGGCCGCCTTGCTGTGGGCGACCTTGCCCAACCGTCCTGAAGACGCCAAATGGCTGAGTCAGGAAGAAAAAACCTTGCTGCACACCCTGAACCAGGACGCGCAACGCGAGCTGCCGCGCAAGGACAAAATTGCTGAAGTGCTGGGCAAACCCAATGTGTGGTGGCTAGCCTGCGTGCTGCTGTCCCTGAACCTGGGCATTTATGCGGTGATCTTCTGGACGCCCACCATCATTCAGGAAGCCGGTATCAAGAACCTGACGCACATTGGCTATATTGCCGCCTTGCCCTATGCCGCATCGGCTCTGGCCATGCTGATTCTGGGCCGCTCCTCCGACTACTTTGGGGAACGTCGCTGGCACTTAGCCATTGCTTGCGCAGGTGGTGCTATCGGCCTACTGATGACGGCCTTGGCACCGGACCCAACCGTGCGCATTATTGGCGTCATCATCGCCACCGCCATGTTCATTGGTGGCACGCCACTGGTCTGGGCCTTGGGCGGTAATTTCATGAGTGGCCGCGCCGCTGCAACCGGCTATGCCCTGATCAATGCGGTAGCCGCGTTGGGTGGCTTGTTTGGCCCCTACGCCATGGGTCTGGCACAAGAGATGAGCGGCAACACCAGCACTGCTGTGCTGACCATTGCCGGCCTGGCTGTGCTGGGTGGTTTGTGCGTCTTTGCCCTGCCATCTGCCCGCCAGCAAAACGCCCTGGATCAGGCCGCCAAATTGCACGCTGTTCCCAGCAAAGGCGGTGCCCAATGA
- the argE gene encoding acetylornithine deacetylase gives MSRQEAPSAQVIEHVSSLIGFDTVSRNSNLALIEWAANRLESAGAQVRFDYNESRSKANLLATFGQGPGGVVLSGHTDVVPVDGQAWSSDPFQAQIRDGRLFGRGACDMKGFIGVAMAQAQRLGSMTLREPVHLALSYDEEVGCLGIPGLIEEMRKAGIQPSGCIVGEPTSMRVVAAHKGGRIYRCRVKGCAAHSSLTPHGLNAIEYAANLVSHIQHLADEEAQVGKRIEGFDVPFSTISTNTISGGNGMNIIPAHCEFSFEYRYLPGVDPDGFIGNLRRFAYEQVLPRMQARHGDAAIEFECLGSIPALDDEDSQELKKMALALLGESAAQRVAYGTEASFFQEAGVPSIVCGPGSITVAHKADEYVSLEQLAACESFLGKVIQSLAA, from the coding sequence ATGAGCAGGCAGGAGGCCCCTTCGGCCCAGGTGATCGAGCATGTTTCGTCCCTGATTGGCTTTGATACGGTAAGCAGAAACTCCAATCTGGCATTGATTGAATGGGCCGCCAACCGGCTCGAATCGGCGGGCGCCCAAGTGCGTTTTGATTACAACGAATCGCGCTCCAAAGCCAATCTGCTGGCGACCTTCGGGCAGGGGCCGGGGGGCGTGGTTTTGTCTGGCCATACAGACGTGGTGCCGGTGGATGGGCAGGCGTGGTCCAGCGATCCTTTTCAGGCTCAGATTCGTGATGGCCGCTTGTTTGGTCGTGGCGCTTGCGACATGAAAGGGTTTATCGGCGTGGCCATGGCACAGGCGCAACGCCTGGGTTCCATGACACTGCGCGAGCCCGTGCATCTGGCCTTGAGCTACGACGAAGAAGTGGGCTGTCTGGGCATTCCCGGCCTGATCGAGGAAATGCGTAAAGCCGGTATTCAGCCCAGCGGCTGCATTGTGGGTGAACCCACCAGCATGCGCGTTGTGGCGGCCCATAAAGGCGGCCGCATTTATCGCTGCCGCGTCAAAGGCTGCGCCGCCCATTCGTCTTTGACACCACACGGTCTGAACGCAATCGAGTACGCCGCCAATCTGGTTTCGCACATTCAGCATCTGGCGGATGAAGAGGCCCAGGTCGGCAAGCGCATTGAAGGCTTTGATGTGCCCTTTTCCACCATTTCCACCAACACGATTTCCGGTGGCAATGGCATGAATATTATCCCGGCCCATTGCGAGTTCTCCTTTGAATACCGCTATCTGCCTGGCGTGGACCCGGATGGCTTCATCGGCAATTTGCGCCGCTTTGCCTATGAGCAGGTCTTGCCGCGCATGCAGGCACGCCATGGTGATGCGGCTATCGAATTCGAATGTCTGGGCAGCATCCCTGCCCTGGATGATGAAGACAGCCAGGAGCTGAAAAAAATGGCGTTGGCCTTGCTGGGTGAGTCCGCCGCACAACGTGTGGCCTATGGCACCGAAGCCTCGTTTTTCCAGGAAGCGGGCGTGCCCAGCATTGTCTGCGGGCCTGGCTCCATCACCGTGGCGCACAAGGCCGATGAGTACGTCAGCCTGGAGCAGTTGGCCGCCTGCGAGTCCTTTCTGGGCAAAGTGATCCAGTCCTTGGCTGCTTAG
- a CDS encoding pyridoxal phosphate-dependent aminotransferase — protein sequence MKLAKRITGTSQKSFGMYEQAARLQGDTSDLIHLEVGRPDADTPVAIKQAAADALMRGEVHYSDLRGVPALREALAAKLRKQNKLDVGPDDVLVTNGLTHASFAAFFAILDEGDEVILLSPHYPQHIGKIELAGAHPVLVPLNKEQGFAIDAQAIEAAITPRTRMVVLVNPANPTGRVYRRSELEALAQLAIKHDLVVVSDEVYEDITYDDAEHISIASLPGMQERTVSMFAFTKSYAMDGWRIGYLAAPAWLMPGLLKITANDVTHVNTFIQAGALEAVVGQQEALREMIADDDAKRRLMLQRLNAMANVSCAHVEGTIYAFADVRATGVPSQELAERLLNEARVVVEAGSFYGPQGEGFLRLCFGSASYEQIEQAMDRLQLFFAQLEAQASQTAA from the coding sequence ATGAAGCTAGCAAAACGCATTACCGGTACCTCCCAAAAATCCTTTGGCATGTACGAGCAGGCGGCTCGTTTGCAAGGCGATACCTCCGATCTGATTCATCTGGAAGTCGGCCGCCCGGACGCGGATACGCCGGTGGCGATCAAGCAGGCGGCAGCCGATGCCCTGATGCGCGGCGAGGTGCACTATAGCGATCTGCGTGGTGTGCCCGCCTTGCGCGAGGCCCTGGCCGCCAAGCTGCGCAAGCAAAACAAGCTGGATGTCGGGCCGGATGATGTGCTGGTTACCAATGGGCTGACGCACGCCTCCTTTGCCGCTTTCTTCGCCATTCTGGACGAGGGTGATGAGGTGATTCTGCTCTCGCCACACTACCCGCAGCACATAGGCAAAATCGAGCTGGCCGGGGCGCATCCGGTGCTGGTGCCGCTGAACAAGGAACAGGGTTTCGCCATTGATGCGCAGGCCATCGAAGCGGCGATTACGCCCCGTACTCGTATGGTGGTGCTGGTGAATCCGGCCAATCCTACGGGCCGTGTGTACCGCCGCAGCGAGCTGGAAGCATTGGCGCAATTGGCCATCAAGCATGACCTTGTCGTGGTCTCGGACGAAGTCTACGAGGACATTACCTACGACGATGCCGAGCACATCAGCATTGCCTCCCTGCCCGGCATGCAGGAGCGTACCGTGTCCATGTTTGCCTTCACCAAGTCCTACGCCATGGACGGCTGGCGCATTGGTTATCTGGCCGCGCCTGCCTGGTTGATGCCCGGCTTGTTGAAGATCACTGCCAACGATGTCACCCATGTGAATACCTTTATTCAGGCGGGCGCGCTGGAAGCGGTGGTCGGGCAGCAAGAAGCCCTGCGCGAGATGATCGCAGACGACGACGCCAAGCGCCGCCTGATGCTGCAACGCCTGAATGCCATGGCGAATGTCAGTTGCGCCCATGTGGAAGGCACGATTTACGCCTTTGCCGATGTGCGCGCCACGGGTGTGCCTTCGCAGGAACTGGCCGAGCGCTTGCTGAACGAGGCCCGCGTGGTGGTGGAGGCAGGCAGCTTCTACGGCCCGCAGGGGGAAGGCTTCTTGCGCCTGTGTTTTGGTTCTGCCTCGTATGAGCAGATCGAGCAGGCCATGGATCGCTTGCAGCTGTTCTTTGCTCAATTGGAGGCTCAGGCCAGCCAAACCGCCGCCTGA
- a CDS encoding ABC transporter substrate-binding protein, with product MKNGIRGVLAAAGMVAALGAQAQTLKLGVVGGMTGPGAPWGLAIDGGVKIAVDEINQAGGLEVGDKKYKVEVLTYDDHYKAADAVTATNRLIDQDEVKYIIGPIGSASVMAMKPITERNKVIMLSNSYSTEVLDANTQYMFRVLPTQYEYNRQLIGWLKQERPELKRLAILSPNDATGWSTQKIQTAAYKDAGYDVAETKFFERSQNDFRTLLTSILAKNVDFIELDTVPPGPAGIVIRQAREMGFKGQFTKFGGNNVAETVKSAGAENAQGTLVYLSADPSSEPYQKLSQAYAKVHSNSMDDFVFYFYDATRLLFKAINEAGTVDDTDAVRARIEANSSFDGIQGAIVWGGKDVYGVNHQIATPAYLGVIEDGKAKVINKFDAR from the coding sequence ATGAAAAACGGGATACGGGGTGTACTGGCAGCAGCAGGGATGGTGGCTGCGCTGGGCGCGCAGGCTCAAACGCTCAAGCTGGGTGTGGTAGGAGGCATGACAGGTCCAGGCGCGCCCTGGGGTCTGGCTATTGATGGTGGCGTGAAAATCGCCGTGGATGAAATCAATCAGGCCGGTGGCCTGGAAGTGGGCGACAAGAAGTACAAGGTTGAAGTGCTGACCTACGACGACCACTACAAGGCAGCGGATGCAGTAACCGCCACCAATCGTCTGATCGATCAGGACGAAGTGAAATACATCATCGGTCCTATTGGCTCGGCTTCGGTCATGGCCATGAAGCCGATTACCGAGCGCAACAAGGTCATCATGCTGTCCAACAGCTACTCGACCGAAGTGCTGGATGCGAACACGCAATACATGTTCCGCGTGCTGCCTACGCAGTACGAATACAACCGTCAGTTGATCGGCTGGTTGAAGCAGGAACGCCCCGAGCTGAAGCGTCTGGCGATCTTGTCGCCTAACGATGCGACCGGCTGGAGCACGCAGAAGATCCAGACCGCTGCTTACAAGGACGCCGGTTACGACGTGGCTGAAACCAAGTTCTTCGAGCGCTCGCAAAACGATTTCCGCACCTTGCTGACCAGCATTCTGGCCAAGAACGTGGACTTCATCGAACTGGATACGGTGCCACCTGGCCCGGCCGGTATTGTGATACGTCAGGCACGTGAAATGGGCTTCAAAGGCCAGTTCACCAAGTTTGGCGGCAATAACGTGGCTGAAACCGTGAAGTCTGCCGGTGCAGAAAACGCTCAGGGCACCCTGGTGTACCTGTCGGCCGACCCATCCAGTGAGCCCTACCAGAAGCTGAGCCAGGCTTACGCCAAGGTCCACAGCAACAGCATGGATGACTTCGTTTTCTACTTCTACGATGCCACCCGCCTGCTGTTCAAAGCCATTAACGAAGCTGGCACCGTGGACGATACCGATGCCGTGCGTGCCCGCATTGAAGCCAATAGCAGCTTTGACGGCATTCAAGGCGCGATTGTCTGGGGCGGCAAGGATGTCTATGGCGTGAACCACCAGATCGCAACCCCGGCCTACCTGGGCGTGATCGAGGATGGCAAGGCCAAGGTCATCAACAAGTTCGACGCCCGCTAA
- a CDS encoding branched-chain amino acid ABC transporter permease — MQIAIIALMSTFVYALVALGFTLVFGILRVVNFAHGEFYMLGAYAMYVFYGQFGWPYLPSIAAAAVLVGFLGLLAERGLFRRFVGDEMGGMIMSLALAITLQAGISLLFSVDEQSVRRPVEGAWQIGQAFFAKDQLLIVGMSVLALAAFYFLIERTRIGMTIRAVAQDREVARLQGVSSWKIMAFTFALSCGLAGLSGALMAPVYTVHPYMGEAVVVKAFIIVVLGGLGSLPGAVVAALILSVTEAVASTFYNATVATMLSFLIVMAVLLVKPSGLMGKSS, encoded by the coding sequence ATGCAAATCGCCATCATCGCCCTGATGTCCACTTTCGTGTACGCCCTGGTAGCCCTGGGTTTCACGCTGGTGTTTGGCATCTTGCGGGTGGTGAACTTCGCTCACGGCGAGTTCTACATGCTGGGCGCTTACGCCATGTATGTGTTTTATGGTCAGTTTGGCTGGCCCTACCTGCCCTCTATCGCGGCCGCTGCCGTGCTGGTGGGATTCCTGGGTTTACTGGCTGAACGTGGCCTGTTCCGTCGCTTTGTGGGCGACGAGATGGGCGGCATGATCATGTCCCTGGCTTTGGCGATTACCTTGCAGGCCGGGATCTCGCTGCTGTTCTCGGTGGACGAGCAATCGGTACGCCGTCCGGTGGAAGGTGCCTGGCAAATTGGCCAAGCCTTTTTCGCCAAGGACCAATTGCTGATCGTAGGCATGAGTGTGCTGGCGCTGGCTGCCTTCTATTTTCTGATCGAGCGTACCCGTATCGGCATGACGATACGTGCGGTGGCGCAGGACCGGGAAGTGGCACGTCTGCAAGGCGTCAGTTCCTGGAAGATCATGGCCTTCACCTTTGCCTTGAGCTGCGGCCTGGCCGGTTTGTCGGGTGCCCTGATGGCGCCGGTCTACACCGTGCACCCCTATATGGGCGAAGCCGTGGTGGTGAAAGCCTTCATTATTGTGGTTCTGGGTGGTCTGGGCAGCTTGCCCGGTGCAGTGGTTGCCGCCCTGATTCTGAGTGTCACCGAGGCCGTGGCGTCCACCTTCTATAACGCGACCGTAGCCACCATGTTGTCCTTCCTGATCGTGATGGCCGTGTTGCTGGTCAAACCCAGCGGTTTGATGGGGAAATCGTCATGA